The following nucleotide sequence is from Dehalococcoidia bacterium.
GAACGATTAAAACAATTATCAGCAACACGCTAAACTCGATGGTATTAGATAGTATTACCGCGATGGTCAGCGATACCAGCATTGATGTTGCGCTGTCGGATGCTGTCACCGCAGCCGAGATGCCATCAGCCGAATTGACTGTAGCCGTTTATTCTTACAAGGGAGACTAAAATGGCCCAAAAAAGAGTTAGCCTCTACATTGAAGATAGTGAAATTAAACTGTTGGTCACCAAGGGTAACCAAGTGGAAAAATGGGCCAGCCTGATGCTGGACGCTGGCCTGGTAAGTGAAGGCGTCATACTGGACGAGAATCGCGTGGCCGAAGCCATCAGGCAGCTTTTCAAGCTTCAGAAAGTAAACGAAACCAAAGTGTTTGTGGGTATAAGCGGTCTCAATTCGGTGTTTCGTATTATTTCTATACCTGAGGTGCCCAGGAATCTCCTGCCGGAGGCGGTAAGCAATGAGGCCAGCCGCATCTTGCCCATGCCTTTGAGTCAGGTGTATTACTCATATCAACCCCTGCCTTCTGCAAAAGGCGAATTGCGCCTGTTCCTGGCGGCTTATCCGCGTAATTCCACGGATGTGCTCTTAAGTGTTGTACGCAAAGCCGGCCTCAAGACTCGCTTCATGGACCTGGCGCCGCTGGCTCTGATACGCTGTGTGAACGCCAACCGTGCCATCCATATAAATGCCTGGCTGACTTTCGTGGATATCATCATCTTAAGCGAGCGCATACCGCTGGTGATCCGCAGCCTGTCGTTACCTGTGGAAGGAATTTCACTGCATGAGAAACTGCCAGCCATAACGGAGGAGCTCAACCGTACCATCACATTCTATAATTCGACATATCCGGATAAACCTCTGGACCGATCGACAGAGATATACATCAGCGGTGACATAGCGCGTGAAAACGATAGCATGCAATACCTCGGCAAGCTCGGCTATCCGGTCGCGGCCATCAAGCCCCCATTGAATTACAAGGACGTTTTTAACCCCACACAATATATGGTAAATGCCGGCCTGGCATTGAAAGGACATTTGCCGGGAGGAGCCGGAAACCAGTACTCTATGATTGATTTCAATGCGCTGCCTCAGGCATATCGGCCACCTGCATTCAGCTGGACGCGCGTGTTAGTGCCGGTGGGCGCCGTGGCAGCCACCGGTGTGCTTGTATATGGCGCGTTGTCGCTTCGTTCGTTGCGTGATGATAACAGTTTGTTAACCAGGCAGAATAGCGACTTACAGATACAGTTAACCAGATTGCGCGCCGATAACAAGCAGGCTCAGGATGCCATAACCGCCAAAAAAGCTGAGTCAGCTAAACTCTCGACACAGGCTGATGCCGTGCAGAGCCAGATCGCGTTGACACAGCAAAACGAGGTATTTTTTAATAATACCCTCAACGGTCTGAAACTGAACCTGGACAATGGCGACAGGGACCTACGCGAAATCGTGAATAAAATACCTTCAGGTCTTAACATTACCGATGTCGAGTATCAAATGGACGGTATTACTGTAAAGGGTGTAGCTTCTTCTGAGAGTCTGCTATTGACATACGCGCGCGCTCTCAGGTCCGGCGGTCATTTCGAATCGGTAACGGTATCGTCCATCGCATCGTTAACAGACGGACTTTTTGGCTTTACTTTCATTTTGCGCTAGACTGGAAACACAGGACATTTTGGCATTATTGATGCGCGCCAAAACCAGAGGTGCAGCACAGGGACGCGCATTTTAAACAGCCTATCCCGCATCAAGCCACGATAGCTTCATTGTTATTGTGGTTCCTGTCAGATACTGGTGCTGAAAGCCGACCGCGCGGTAAGAAACCTCTTACGTGACGGCAATATCTATCAATTACAAAGCGTGATACTCACGGGCAGGGACAGTGGGATGCTATTATTACCTGTGGCATCGCGGAGAGTAAACACGAGAGCGTTATGGCCTCTGTGCTTGAAAAACTATCAGACGGATTCTTTAGCCACAATCTCAACGCCGCCTATGGCCGGCAATGTGCTATGCCGAGAAAGACTGACAACAATGTGTTCCTCTAGCATTTCGCGGATGCGGCACTGGCATTCCTCGAGGTGAGCGTTGTTGATGTGTAAACCCAGCAGGGGTATTTCAGCGTAGAAAGAGCCGTCGTCCATGACCTTCCAGTTGATGCTATCTATAGCGGCTTGAATATACTCAGTCAGCATTATTCATCCTCAACCTTCGTCTCATTCTACTTTGGTATAAGCCGCATGTCAAAAAGCTGGACAGCTGAGTTTTGGTCCACTATGAATAACCGGTTTTAAATATCAATCCTGGGCCACCCCATATTTAAACTCGATTAGATGCATTAAAAGAAGGCATGCAGCGGGTTCCGCTGCATGCCTTCTCAAGAGCGATATTGATGCGGACTTTCTTAGAGGTTTATGGAATCCATTGTAGGCCGTTGAATGTGGCGCCGGTTGGCAGGCCAGGATAGGCTGTGGCGGTGACTATACCAGTGGTATCGATTGAGTAGGTTCCGAGGACGGTTGAGATTCCCCCCTGAATATAAGCTCCTATGACTATTTCACCAGCACCAGTCTGAGCCCCGGCAGCGATGCCACCTGCGGTTATGTTTGCTAACTGGGCGTCTGCCATTGCGGCGGATACGGCTGTCCTTACCAAGCCGACTTCGGCGTTAGCAGCGCCGATCTTGCTCTTGCCAACCAAACCCATGATATTGGGGATAGCTACGGCGGCAAGAATGCCTAAGATGGCGACGACCACCAGGAGTTCGATCAGGGTGAACCCCTTCTCGCCATTTTTACGGAAGCTGAACAACTTTTTCATCGACTATGACCTCCCTTTGTTTATTTCCGTTTATTTCCGTTGAGCAAAATGGACTATGAGTTAACTTATGTGAGGTAATTATATTTCTGCAGATACTCATGTTCAATAGACATTTAGTCCCATTTTTTATAGTACCTTTGTCGGTTAACTTAGAAAGTATTGACTTATACGTTCAAAAAACGTCAAAATATATATGCATATGGATATAGCTATTGCCTTCTTATTCGTTTTGTTCGGCCTGCTGGTGGGCAGTTTTTTAAACGTGGTTATCGACCGTTTACCCTCAGGACAATCTCTGGCTTATCCTCCTTCGCATTGCCCATCCTGCAACAAGCGCCTTGCCGTTAAAGACCTCGTTCCTGTATTGAGCTACGCCTTGCTCAAAGGCCGCTGTCGCTACTGCGGGCAACCTATCCCGCTACGCCTGCCATTGGTTGAGGCGGCTACGGCCGTAGCTTTTGGCTTGTTATTCGCTTTCTTCGGGTTATCACCCGAACTGGCTATCGCTCTATTCTATTTTT
It contains:
- a CDS encoding type II toxin-antitoxin system HicB family antitoxin — encoded protein: MLTEYIQAAIDSINWKVMDDGSFYAEIPLLGLHINNAHLEECQCRIREMLEEHIVVSLSRHSTLPAIGGVEIVAKESV
- a CDS encoding prepilin-type N-terminal cleavage/methylation domain-containing protein; translated protein: MKKLFSFRKNGEKGFTLIELLVVVAILGILAAVAIPNIMGLVGKSKIGAANAEVGLVRTAVSAAMADAQLANITAGGIAAGAQTGAGEIVIGAYIQGGISTVLGTYSIDTTGIVTATAYPGLPTGATFNGLQWIP